From the Streptomyces sp. 846.5 genome, the window GAAAGATCCGCCGGGTCGAACTCCGCCGGCGTGAGAACGAGGTCGAAGGAAACCGCCCTGCGGGGGAATACCGCGACGACGACTTCCCCGAGCTGAAGCGCTGACGGTCGGGGGGTCACGATGTGGATGCCGTGGAGGCCAGGGCAGGGGCAGGGACGGTTCACGGAATGTGCGCTCGGCAGTCAGCGTGGCCATTTCTGTGTGCGGACGGAGTGATCCCCGCAGTGGTCTGAGCTATCGCCACCCGACCACTCGTACGCAGAACACCAGCCACCCAACCATCAGACGCATTTCAGGGAGCGAACACGATGGCCGGCATCAACGTCTCCGCAATTCGAGAAGGCATCGCGCCGCCGCCGACCCTCAAATGGCGGCGTGAGGACACCTGGAGGGCGGTAGGGCTCCTGGCCGTGATCGTGGCGCTCCATGTCGTCGGGTTCGGAATCCTCGCAGCGTTGGTGATGCCACGTCACTTCCATGTCGGGACACAGGTATTCGGTCTGGGCATGGGCATCACCACATACACTCTTGGGATGCGACACGCCTTCGACGCGGACCACATCGCGGCGATCGACAACACCACCCGCAAACTGATGTCGGATGGAAAACGACCCATCTCGGTGGGATTCTGGTTCGCGCTCGGCCACTCCACGATCGTGATCCTCCTGGCGGCAGGCATCGCCTCCGGAGTGAGCCTCGCGACCACGTTGACCGACGACGGCGGCGCGGCGCGCCATGATCTCGGCATTGTCTCCACCGTCGCGTCAGGCGGATTCCTCTACCTCATCGCGGCACTGAACCTCGCCGCACTGTTCGGAATATGGGGCGTGTTCCGGCAGATGCAGGCGGGCGTATTCGACGAGAACGAACTTGAGAAGCACCTGGACACTCGCGGATTCATGAACAGGATCCTCGGGCGACTGACCCGTTCCATACGGCGTCCTGGCCAGATGTACTTCGTCGGGTTCCTGTTCGGCGTCGGCTTCGACACCGCCACCGAGGTCACCCTGATGGTGATGGCCGGATCCAGCGCCGCCGCGGGCCTGCCTTGGTATGCCGTCGTGTGTCTTCCGCTGCTTTTCGCCGCCGGCATGAGCCTGTTCGACACGCTCGACGGAACGTTCATGAACTTCGCCTACCAGTGGGCGTTCTCCAACCCGATCCGTAAGGTTTACTACAATCTCAGTATCACCGGTCTCTCTGTCGCGGTTGCCTTTCTCATCGGCAGCATCGAACTCATCGGCCTCGTACACGATCAGCTCGACCTGGCTGATCCGGTCACCAGTTGGATCTCCGGGATCAGCCTCAACAACGTGGGCTTCGTCATCGTCGCGTTGTTCGTCGCAGCATGGGCGATCGCCATCGGCTACTGGCGGTTCGCAAAGATCGACCAACGCCGGCCCCTGGGCGTCGCCAGCTCGAGCCACCCCGCCGAACGGGTCGGCTATGCCGCCGACTTCACGCTCGGACCGTGCTGCACCCGTGAATCAACCCGGACCGACATGTCTCGGCGCCCCGCCTGACTCCGTTCGTGGCGCGAGCATC encodes:
- a CDS encoding HoxN/HupN/NixA family nickel/cobalt transporter, with protein sequence MAGINVSAIREGIAPPPTLKWRREDTWRAVGLLAVIVALHVVGFGILAALVMPRHFHVGTQVFGLGMGITTYTLGMRHAFDADHIAAIDNTTRKLMSDGKRPISVGFWFALGHSTIVILLAAGIASGVSLATTLTDDGGAARHDLGIVSTVASGGFLYLIAALNLAALFGIWGVFRQMQAGVFDENELEKHLDTRGFMNRILGRLTRSIRRPGQMYFVGFLFGVGFDTATEVTLMVMAGSSAAAGLPWYAVVCLPLLFAAGMSLFDTLDGTFMNFAYQWAFSNPIRKVYYNLSITGLSVAVAFLIGSIELIGLVHDQLDLADPVTSWISGISLNNVGFVIVALFVAAWAIAIGYWRFAKIDQRRPLGVASSSHPAERVGYAADFTLGPCCTRESTRTDMSRRPA